In a single window of the Lepidochelys kempii isolate rLepKem1 chromosome 21, rLepKem1.hap2, whole genome shotgun sequence genome:
- the LOC140901488 gene encoding uncharacterized protein, protein MDPLTVAPVSSRPSVLQLVRNLFGLRQSAQEGPDTRADAQERSNVGDREENSSLVPAGAESETSQPVGKELTGDHPTDEPHGDATGDLIGELHGELKDISLGGTPSSRGRRSPPTPDHRGMEMGDPGDWALSDLSESGSCIGASVDEEEKQSMGSGATGEACGQRPGTGDVGGASAERWPLGSRPSVLQLVRNLFGLRQSAQEDPETRADTQERGDVRDREEDSSLVPAGAESETSQPVGKELTGDHPTDEPHGDATGDRMGEILGELKNSSLGGTPSSRGRRSPPTLDHSGMEMGDAGGFVNAAVGKDKTAQDPCNRISGREAERVGEASGDTGTWEKAGISQVPRADNEGITPTAGPLALTAQDFCAKEEREHLLKEDLNGGSPKAELSPWNKLINMYKQRWKLPVPKEHPVQLEMEEGATLNLTVYEFATPEPHLISSESSGTALIYRFPDDRAGETVGHFGRAQGDLRTNGLEAAEAD, encoded by the exons ATGGATCCTCTGACCGTTGCCCCTGTTTCCAGCAGGCCCTCGGTGCTCCAGCTTGTTAGGAACCTCTTTGGGCTCAGGCAGAGCGCACAGGAGGGCCCAGACACCAGAGCAGACGCACAAGAGCGGAGTAATGTTGGGGACCGAGAAGAAAACAGCTCCCTGGTGCCTGCTGGGGCTGAGTCTGAGACCAGCCAGCCAGTGGGCAAAGAGCTAACTGGCGACCACCCGACCGATGAGCCCCATGGAGATGCAACAGGCGACCTCATAGGGGAGCTCCATGGCGAGCTGAAGGATATCAGTCTTGGGGGCACCCCTTCCAGCCGTGGCAGGAGATCCCCTCCGACGCCAGACCACAGGGGCATGGAGATGGGAGACCCTGGTGACTGGGCCTTGTCAGACCTCTCCGAGAGCGGGAGCTGCATTGGCGCCAGTGTGGAcgaggaggagaagcagagcaTGGGAAGTGGAGCAACAGGGGAGGCATGCGGGCAGCGCCCTGGGACAGGAGATGTGGGAGGAGCATCTGCTGAGAGATGGCCCTTGGGGAG CAGGCCCTCGGTGCTCCAGCTTGTTAGGAACCTCTTTGGGCTCAGGCAGAGTGCACAGGAGGACCCAGAAACCAGAGCAGACACACAAGAGAGAGGGGACGTCAGGGACCGAGAAGAAGACAGCTCCCTGGTGCCCGCTGGGGCTGAGTCTGAGACCAGCCAGCCAGTGGGCAAAGAGCTAACTGGCGACCACCCGACCGATGAGCCCCATGGAGATGCAACAGGCGACCGCATGGGGGAGATCCTTGGAGAACTGAAGAATAGCAGTCTTGGGGGCACCCCTTCCAGCCGTGGCAGGAGATCCCCTCCTACGCTGGACCACAGTGGCATGGAGATGGGAGATGCCGGTGGCTTTGTCAACGCTGCTGTGGGCAAAGATAAAACAGCCCAGGATCCGTGCAACAGAATCTCTGGCAGGGAAGCAGAGAGGGTGGGAGAAGCTTCTGGTGACACAGGAACATGGGAAAA GGCTGGGATCTCACAGGTTCCGCGTGCTGACAACGAAGGAATCACACCAACTGCAGGACCCCTGGCACTGACCGCCCAGGACTTCTGTgccaaggaagagagagagcacctCCTGAAAG AGGATCTAAATGGAGGATCTCCGAAGGCAGAGCTGTCTCCATGGAACAAACTCATCAACATGTACAAGCAGAGATGGAAGCTTCCTGTTCCTAAG GAACACCCAGTGCAGCTGGAAATGGAAGAGGGAGCCACTCTGAATCTAACTGTTTATGAATTTGCAACACCCGAGCCTCATCTCATCTCTTCAGAATCCTCCGGTACTGCCCTGATCTATAG GTTTCCCGATGACAGAGCTGGGGAAACTGTTGGCCACTTTGGGAGAGCCCAGGGAGACCTGAGGACCAATGGACTGGAAGCTGCTGAAGCAGACTGA